Genomic segment of Drosophila biarmipes strain raj3 chromosome 2L, RU_DBia_V1.1, whole genome shotgun sequence:
ATGATTTTGCGATAAAAGCCTAGTACTCAACCTAACAAAAACAGgcaaaaaatactattttcaGACCGTTTGAATAACGAGTGTCGTGTCAGCTTGCATAAGTGAAGAACACGTGACATATAGACAATTGTATGGGATGATGAAAACTTTTCGAAATTTGTTacttatactcatttgttgtatggcctgtcaCCTGCAAGTGGCACGTCCCAACAAAATTCTGAATATTTCTATAAGTGAAAAACATAACTACATTTCGAATTTAAAAGACATTCagttttatttactttgttttaattagattgtgttttaaaagttttttgttgaattagcgttattgtttatttaatattgatgCTCCCAATCCCTGTCCAACGTTCCTGAAAATTTAGGggtatgtatttaaaaaatgttttttacttGTACAATTATATATTTACCGTTTCGAACTGTGTAAAACTTCTTGCGGGTTTTCATTTCATCAtgccactttcgggtaacggaTCCAGAATTTTTTAGGTTATGAtgtaaaacctataaaaagtTTCAAAAAGTGATGTAATACAAAATTGGATGAACGCACAACATTTTGCACTTTAAAAAACACTTTCCtgactttattattttcaaaaagagGACTAATAAATGAAAACGTTTGGCATCGCACAATTAAAACAGTCTTATGCTTCtctttttaaaacttaaacatAATGCATAAAAAAACAGGCCGAACGCCGAGCGTAAACAGATTatagacacagaaagagagaaaATCTCTGAAACCTGTCTTTGTTGTACTACCGCACAGAGTTCtagacacaaaaaaaaacttttttcatCTGACATGTCATTTCGCACCTACAGCAGAACTGAAGGGAAACGATCTTGTTAAGTTCATCCGTATTGAAAAGagtattttattgaaaaacaaaaatatactaaattacatatatgtatattgttGCGGTTTTCCCTTGCCCGGTGTCGCCTTTTGTTTCTAAGAATAGCTAGGCGTTCGGAAcccaacatttaaaaattgaagaaaaacaaagaaaccATGTGAAAGACCCCTTCACGCAAAAGTGGACGCCAAGATGTTCTTCCATTATTTTGACACTTGACCTACAGGAAGCAATACCACAACAGAACAAATCTGAAGAAGAGTAGAAATCCTGGAGATAATATAAGAAGGAGCATTACCAGTGGTACTTCGCACACTACATGGACATCCTGATGGGCTTTCCGCAAACTCCGCCCTGCTTTTCATTGGGGAAACATTGTTCTCACTAACACCAGCTACTTGGCAACTAATGCGGAGCTGCAGAACGCAATTATTAATATAGGATTGAGGAAATTAGGACCTCGCCAAGGGACAGCTGAAGAAGCCATTACAGACATTACCAGGTCTTAGCCGATCTGATTACTGACTTGGCTTTAAGCATCAGATCTTCTaagatttttaatttcggAAAAGTGCCCTACCAagagaatatttttaaacgaaATTTCGGAAGTGGTTCTGCACGACACGTCTTCTGGTTGATGAATGCATTATTATTGATGCTCGTTGGGTATCCTAATTTCTGTAGACCGGCAATACCGAAagcttaaaacttttttaaaaatgccatTGTATACGTGGAACCGagataaaaactttatttgaaAGGCAGATTTTCTGAAAAATTTCCCTTAAAGTCACGTTTGCCGgtattagtaaataattgttCACTTAACATTTAGTCTAGGGTATGCAACTATGGTTTCTTTATGTTTGGTACTCTATTAATTTCCCTTAACTTCCTTTAACTTCTAAATTATTGTCTTTAGTAGCCACTAATATGGAATATGCAATTGAGCGTATAGGCGGATTTTCTTTACAGCTTCCTGTCGCTACCCAGTCGAAAACAGGTATTTATTGGGTTGGACACGATGTAATACCATTTGAAATCCAGTCAAGAAATATGGCAGTTGCTGCTGGTCGATTGCCTTAGTTCGGttgtaaaattattaaactacCTCTTCGAACGAGTTTAGTCGAGACTTCCTAAGACCAAACAATTTCGCCTCATGGCGGtattgtattatttgcaaatggtttacaaagtcctacaaaatcaaattaaccGTGACCCCGAGTCTATTAAAATTCAAGCGCACAGTTTGTTTCCTGACTGACCTCGACAGGACCGTTGCTATTAAGGCGTGAATCTATGAGGTTGACTAAGCGATGCAGTGACTGTTGGGTTACCTGATTTTTAAAAAGCGGTTACAATAAGATTGTTAGACGATAGAGGTGTCGAGGTTTACCGATGTTGAAGTGTACGATGGGCTTTCAAACAAATtcgacaacgagatgattggcatgttgagacttcatgccCTCTGCCTAGACAATTGATAGCGTTTGCATTGTTGGGGTTTTAAACAGGCAAGAccattttaaagtatattagGCACGCATAATCATAAACCCTAAACAGGGCATCTGGTTCTTTGCGTAATTGCTTCTATGATTTGGTAAGCCTCTACTCTTCCTAACGCTTCCTTTTCTAAACAGGGCAGcaaatgatataatttttcgtCATTGGATAGCAACTTATCGTTGTATACAtacctatattttttttttaactcggCGGAGTTACCGTCGATTTTTGGGAGTGTCATAACTGGTAGTATTCTACTGTAGCttgctaaaaaatttaaacttaTATTATTTGCGAAGGTAGAGGGATTTCCTTCTCTTTCATAACGATTGCATTTTGACCTTACCTGATGCACATATTTTTCCTAACTCCTATCTGCATGGCaggaaacaaacttgcgctgcgcaggaagcacaggaatctgcatgccaagttttaTAGTAAGCTTTTATAGTgtctgagatctcagcgttcatacggacatggctagatctactcggctagtgatcctgatcaagaatatgtatactttatgagAACGCTTTTttatacctgttacatactttccgacgaatttaGTAAACCCTTTTTCTCTACGAGTAAAAAGTTCCTTTGaacattctatttatttttatgtctGTGAACTTTGAAATCTTTGGTCACACTATAAAGAATAAGATTTATTGACTAGTGAAACTCTTAGCCGACCTGAGTACTAGGCCTTAAAAACTAGTACCGATGAAAAATGATATGacaatatgttttaaataagtttaaagTTTTTGGCTTGTTTGACTTTTTGCCAGAAATTACTACATACTTGTTAGGGTCGGAAATTCTTCCTGTGTCATATCTTTGGACGAGCACAATGTatactttttcttttcttgtgaTGTGTAtacacaatatttaaaaaggttaatatataacaaataataataacagtaCTTACCATAGttagttattaaataattttcccaAGTCCCATGAATTTACATTATGGGCCGTCTAAAACTTACGTTATATTTGGatgcatttttaaaactcAAATAGCACTGAAGTACTACTCTACAATTATATATTGAAACCATTGTTTTCCCATATTTTAAAACCCATGACTAACTTTTTTGTTGGGTATGTTCTACCTGCCACATGCTTGGTGTTTTTgattaaacatataaaaataacacTCGTTACTTTAGTATATCGGAAAACTGGGATCTACGTTGTTTGCCCAGGCTTGCAGTCCGCCAATTAGGTCCCGAACGAAGTGCATTGGGAATCGATTGCGCACATGCTGAACGGCGATCTGCGAGTCATTTCCACGCCGGCAAAGCATAACAATAGGTAGCTCCTTGTCCTCTAGTTGCTTGGTGAATCGATTCAAGTAGCCATCGCCCAGGATCTCGACCAACGGCACATTCACAGACTTGGGCAGTTGGCAAATCTCAAACTCGGCCGATGGCCTTACATCGATTAACAGATGGGGTTGCGCTTGGAGTTTCTCCCGATACTCCTCCACGGACAGGCGCTCACCCGCCGCCAGCAATTGCAAGGGATTGTTCTTGTCGGTGGCATGCATGCCACAGAACATTTCATAGTCAATTAACTCGGTAATTAGCGGCTGATCGGAGCACATATGACAGTTTGGTCGCTTGCTTCGGATGCGAATGTTTCGGAacaagctgctgctgccatcGAAGATGAGCAGGCGACCGGCAAGGACATCGCCCATTCCCACAATAACCTTGATAGCCTCCAGAGCCTGCATTGCGCCAATCGTGCCAGTTACAGCGCCCATGACTCCACCATCGCCACAATTTGTAACCGCTTCCGGCGGCGGAGGCACTGGGTATATACACCTGTAACAAGGTCCATTTCCATAGTTGTAAACAGTGAGCTGACCATCCATTTTCAGGGCACTTCCGGAGACGAGAGGTTTTCTCAGCATCACGCAAGCATCGCTAAGTAGATAACGAGTAGGCAAATTGTCACTGCAATCTAGGACCACATCGTAGCCACGGAGGATGTGCATTGCGTTCTGACTACATAGTAGCCTCGTATGGCAACGGATCTCGCAGTTTGGATTTAGCTGCAGCAGGGCAATTCTTGCCGATTCCGCCTTAGACATACCACACCGAGCCTCAGAATGCAAAATTTGTCGGTGAAGGTTGCTCCGCTCTACATCATCGTAGTCTATGAGTCCTAAGTTTTCGCAACCAGCAGCCGCAAGATACTGTGCCGCCGGACATCCCAACCCGCCAAGACCCACAATCAGCACAGAACTGTTCTTCAGCTTCAGTTGTCCTTCGACCCCAAAGTCCGGCAGTATGAGTTGACGGCTATATCGGGCTATATTGTCTCTGGTCAACTTGGTGTGGACGGAGTGCCCGACTTGATTTTGTGCCTTTGCAGCGGATACCGTGGAGTTTAGATGCCTTAGACATTGCTCTTTCCTGTTGAGTGTTGCCCGCAGCTCGGCGATCTCCTTCTCCAGTTTGGTTCGTTCGGAATCTGAATCGGCTTTGATCATTGAAGTGTTGGGAAAGTTGGCTAACAAAGGATGATTTTGTGTTGGTATTGTTATTTCTGGTTTCTGTAACGATGGAACGAACAACGTCAGCGAATATGTGTGAGAAGTTTCCAGTTACCAGTTtccaaaaatttgtatttaaaaatataagaatgaATTGtcgtgttttgttttgaagaCGATGAACCGATTATTGGCAGACGATAACTCGCGAAGATGTGTTCTCGAAATAATTTACACGATTACAACATTAATACTCAATTCACACTTTTCACTTCAACGTCCAAATTCCGCTTCAGCGAAAGTGTCTCATTCAGTATTTTTTTACAAGCTTCAGGCCTAGTACTCAATTTAACAAATCCTggccaaaataaaatactatattCAGACCATTATTTTTTGAGGGGCCACTGTTGATTAATGCGGTTAATACAAGCTTGAGTACATGTAAAATATTGTAAGCAACATAAAAAAGTGATAttgaacttttaaaaaatattattaatatatattgaaaaaaatttttttttatactagGTAGCAACAATATTTTCAAGATTACCGTTTGGTTGGCCTATGCTTGCTTCTATAACAGTACTCCTGGATGCACTATGttgatttattaaataatacaacCAGTTGGCAGCCAAAAGACTAGCACGCACATTTGTTAGGTAAAATTGCATGCTAGCTGATTTGCGTGACAAAAATACGACCCAGAACCATTGTATGGAGATTATATTGGTCTTTTGTTCGTCTGATACATCGCATACACATGCTCATATAGAGAGCGAAGCCCAGACTGTCCTCCTCTCCACTTCTCGATGGGATCACCTGCTGGTCTGCCACTATTTTGCGGATTCGCCCTGATGTGGCTTTGTTTCCGGTTGGTGAAGTCCCACAATAATGGACAACACTGCTTCTGCACGAAAACAGACAtgattaaatttcttattctttGGACCGCGGATAACTACGACCATCGAAATTCACTCGCtacttttagtattttttctcGCATATCAGTACCGGGCCGAATAAAAACACGACCAAAAACGTTTGCCGCCTTTTTGCTATTACACCGAAAAATCATCGCATAAGATCCGCCTAAGTGCACCAT
This window contains:
- the LOC108036771 gene encoding adenylyltransferase and sulfurtransferase MOCS3, translated to MIKADSDSERTKLEKEIAELRATLNRKEQCLRHLNSTVSAAKAQNQVGHSVHTKLTRDNIARYSRQLILPDFGVEGQLKLKNSSVLIVGLGGLGCPAAQYLAAAGCENLGLIDYDDVERSNLHRQILHSEARCGMSKAESARIALLQLNPNCEIRCHTRLLCSQNAMHILRGYDVVLDCSDNLPTRYLLSDACVMLRKPLVSGSALKMDGQLTVYNYGNGPCYRCIYPVPPPPEAVTNCGDGGVMGAVTGTIGAMQALEAIKVIVGMGDVLAGRLLIFDGSSSLFRNIRIRSKRPNCHMCSDQPLITELIDYEMFCGMHATDKNNPLQLLAAGERLSVEEYREKLQAQPHLLIDVRPSAEFEICQLPKSVNVPLVEILGDGYLNRFTKQLEDKELPIVMLCRRGNDSQIAVQHVRNRFPMHFVRDLIGGLQAWANNVDPSFPIY